The Halorientalis sp. IM1011 genome window below encodes:
- a CDS encoding RND family transporter, with product MKRTETVANWVVDRPKTVVLGFLLVTALFAVGLGQVSTTAGTEQFTEGTPAQEAFEDVQREFGAPFGPDSGTTQLIQTDRNVLAKGELLATLRALEALAERPDLRVESTQSAAGLIATELDPDATTLAEKRRAIDRADEAEIDAAVATLSDRPSFTDLVSDDFNPTSATASATVAVVTHRIPTELDEGGGGGGEPGPMTPIQLRSRGIVDAVDADLRVFGQGIIAAEFSNVIGDSLLLVVPAAIVLILAFLIVSYRDPVDLALGTISLAMTLVWTFGFLGLTGIPFTQFLIAVPPLLLAVGIDFGIHTINRYREERVTGAGVDASIRRALDQLLVAFAIVTGTTVIGFAANLTSRLAPIREFGIVAAVGIAFTLLVFGLFLPAAKVASDRFRAAHDLPAFGQQPLGREGSRLATVLSGGVAVARRAPVAFLVVVLLVSGGSAAYATGIDTAFSQEDFLPPEETPAYLEDLPEPFAPNQYTVTRDIQFLEDNFEAAQGETVTIFLQGPLTRDTTLESVQKAGRNPPESFVSRDRRADSTSIVTVIRDYANESAEFRALVERNDVDDDGVPDDNLRQVYDALLTSPQRDRALQYVTEDRRSARVEYETEATASQDAITADAREVADRYRPDATATGQVVVFQSIAALILQSALVSLATALLLVAVFLVAVYAVLEDEPALGLVNLLPIAVSVALIAGTMRLLGLSFNAFTATILSITIGLGIDYSAHVVHRFADEYDGDDPFPALRRTVAGTGGALTGSMLTTAAGIGVLVFALTPVLGQFGLLTALSIVYSYVVAIAITPSAIAVWARYTD from the coding sequence ATGAAGCGGACGGAGACCGTCGCGAACTGGGTCGTCGACCGGCCGAAGACGGTCGTCCTCGGCTTCCTGCTGGTGACAGCCCTCTTCGCCGTCGGCCTCGGCCAGGTCTCGACGACCGCCGGGACCGAGCAGTTCACGGAGGGCACCCCGGCTCAGGAGGCCTTCGAGGACGTCCAACGGGAGTTCGGGGCCCCATTCGGGCCGGATAGTGGGACGACACAGTTGATCCAGACGGACCGGAACGTCCTCGCGAAGGGCGAACTGCTCGCGACGCTCCGGGCGCTCGAGGCCCTCGCCGAGCGCCCCGACCTCCGGGTCGAGTCCACCCAGAGCGCGGCGGGCCTGATAGCCACCGAACTCGACCCGGACGCGACGACGCTCGCCGAGAAGCGCCGCGCGATCGACCGCGCCGACGAGGCCGAGATCGACGCCGCCGTCGCGACCCTCTCGGACCGACCGTCGTTCACCGACCTCGTGAGCGACGACTTCAATCCGACCAGTGCCACCGCGAGCGCGACAGTCGCGGTCGTCACCCACCGGATCCCCACGGAACTGGACGAAGGGGGCGGCGGTGGCGGTGAACCCGGGCCGATGACGCCGATTCAGCTCCGGTCGCGGGGGATCGTCGACGCGGTCGACGCCGACCTCCGGGTGTTCGGGCAGGGGATCATCGCCGCGGAGTTCTCCAACGTGATCGGTGACTCCCTGCTCCTCGTGGTCCCGGCCGCGATCGTACTCATCCTCGCCTTCCTGATCGTCTCCTACCGCGATCCCGTCGATCTCGCGCTGGGGACGATATCGCTCGCCATGACGCTCGTCTGGACGTTCGGCTTCCTCGGTCTCACCGGGATCCCCTTTACGCAGTTTCTGATCGCGGTGCCACCCCTGCTGCTGGCGGTCGGGATCGACTTCGGCATCCACACGATCAACCGCTACCGCGAGGAACGGGTCACCGGCGCGGGCGTCGACGCGTCGATCCGGCGGGCGCTCGACCAGTTGCTCGTGGCCTTCGCCATCGTCACCGGGACGACGGTCATCGGCTTCGCCGCCAACCTGACGAGCAGGCTCGCGCCCATCAGGGAGTTCGGGATCGTCGCCGCCGTCGGCATCGCCTTCACCCTCCTCGTGTTCGGCCTCTTCCTCCCGGCGGCGAAAGTCGCCAGCGACCGGTTTCGGGCGGCCCACGACCTCCCCGCGTTCGGCCAGCAACCGCTCGGTCGCGAGGGGTCCCGGCTCGCCACCGTCCTCTCGGGTGGGGTCGCGGTCGCGCGGCGTGCGCCCGTCGCCTTCCTGGTCGTCGTCCTCCTGGTCTCCGGCGGGTCGGCCGCCTACGCGACCGGGATCGACACCGCGTTCTCCCAGGAGGACTTCCTGCCGCCCGAGGAGACGCCCGCTTACCTCGAGGATCTGCCCGAACCGTTCGCGCCGAACCAGTATACCGTCACTCGCGATATCCAATTCCTCGAAGACAACTTCGAGGCCGCCCAGGGGGAGACGGTGACGATATTCCTGCAGGGGCCGCTGACGCGGGACACGACGCTCGAATCGGTGCAGAAGGCCGGTCGGAACCCGCCGGAGTCGTTCGTCTCCCGCGACCGCCGGGCCGACTCCACCAGCATCGTGACGGTGATTCGCGACTACGCCAACGAGTCCGCGGAGTTCCGGGCGCTGGTAGAGCGCAACGACGTGGACGACGACGGCGTCCCTGACGACAACCTCCGGCAGGTGTACGACGCGCTACTCACCTCGCCACAGCGCGACCGGGCGCTGCAGTACGTCACCGAGGACCGCCGGTCCGCCCGGGTCGAGTACGAGACGGAAGCGACCGCGTCACAGGACGCGATCACCGCCGACGCTCGCGAGGTAGCCGACCGGTACAGGCCCGACGCCACCGCGACGGGGCAGGTCGTCGTCTTCCAGTCGATCGCCGCGCTCATCCTCCAGTCGGCGCTGGTGAGCCTCGCCACGGCGCTCCTGCTGGTCGCCGTCTTCCTGGTCGCCGTCTACGCCGTCCTCGAAGACGAACCCGCGCTGGGGCTGGTCAACCTCCTCCCCATCGCGGTGTCCGTGGCGCTGATCGCCGGGACGATGCGCCTGCTCGGCCTCTCCTTCAACGCCTTCACCGCGACGATCCTCTCGATCACGATCGGGCTGGGCATCGACTACTCCGCCCACGTCGTCCACCGGTTCGCCGACGAGTACGACGGTGACGACCCCTTCCCGGCGCTCCGGCGGACTGTCGCGGGAACCGGCGGCGCGCTCACCGGGAGCATGCTCACGACGGCGGCCGGGATCGGCGTCCTCGTGTTCGCGCTCACACCGGTCCTCGGCCAGTTCGGCCTGCTGACCGCGCTCAGCATCGTCTACTCCTACGTCGTCGCTATCGCGATCACGCCGTCGGCCATCGCCGTGTGGGCGCGCTACACGGACTGA
- a CDS encoding HdeD family acid-resistance protein — protein MVSDDTADRDGTTENGSTREQSGERTYSDSERSLAANRLTVMVGGVFLVALGLLAILAPYLTGIAISLVLGALLVIGALVQIAAAFSVQAWRGAVFGVLIAVLYGAAGITMLANPTLGLVALTLVLGVFFLSEGLLQLVMGLRLRKNENSGWLVASGVVAVLLSSLILLGFPTSADWAVGLLFGVNLLTSGLALVMVATAAPSSRESGTTRRVGEPGTGSS, from the coding sequence ATGGTATCCGACGACACCGCCGACCGCGACGGCACCACCGAGAACGGGTCGACGCGGGAGCAGTCCGGGGAGCGAACGTACAGCGACTCCGAGCGCTCGCTGGCCGCGAACCGGCTGACCGTGATGGTCGGCGGCGTGTTCCTGGTCGCACTGGGGTTGCTCGCGATCCTCGCCCCCTATCTCACCGGGATCGCGATCTCGCTGGTACTGGGTGCGCTGCTCGTGATCGGAGCGCTCGTCCAGATCGCCGCGGCCTTTTCCGTGCAGGCCTGGCGGGGCGCGGTCTTCGGCGTCCTCATCGCCGTGCTATACGGAGCCGCCGGGATCACGATGCTGGCCAATCCCACGCTGGGACTGGTGGCGCTGACGCTCGTCCTCGGCGTCTTCTTCCTCTCCGAGGGACTGCTCCAGCTGGTGATGGGCCTGCGCCTCAGGAAAAACGAGAACTCGGGCTGGCTGGTGGCCTCCGGGGTCGTCGCGGTGTTGCTGTCCTCGTTGATCCTGCTCGGGTTCCCGACCAGCGCAGACTGGGCCGTCGGCCTGCTGTTCGGCGTGAACCTGCTCACGAGCGGTCTCGCGCTCGTCATGGTCGCGACGGCGGCCCCGTCCTCACGGGAGAGCGGGACGACTCGCCGCGTCGGTGAGCCGGGAACCGGATCGTCCTGA
- a CDS encoding iron-containing alcohol dehydrogenase family protein: MDESFRFAYDHGPIRYGRGCVDALADELADIGAERALVVCGKTVGSTPAVIDPVEDGLGDAHAGTFAGTTPDKRLGAAVAGLEAMRDVDADALVSLGGGSSLDVAKAIAVLAGRDEDPEALAAELESTGIIAAPDDVPPIVAVPTTLAGADLSMAAGITATPASGLVDEPVGGGLFAESLMPAGLLYDPDLFATTPTDVLAGSAMNGFDKAVETLYASTRSAVTDATAKRALELLSDGLPDLREDTDAALERVVPGIVLAQYGASRPDGMTLSLLHAFGHGLTAGYPVQQGVAHAVIAPHALEYLFERVDGRRRLLADGLGVDTAGVSDDELADAVVSRVAEIRDALGLPSSIRELDGISQSDLSDIAAYTLDDSMMGYAPADLDPTVEDLEGVLRDAW, translated from the coding sequence ATGGACGAGTCCTTTCGGTTCGCCTACGATCACGGGCCGATCAGGTACGGCCGCGGCTGTGTGGACGCGCTGGCCGACGAGCTCGCCGACATCGGCGCGGAACGGGCGCTGGTGGTCTGCGGGAAGACCGTCGGGTCGACGCCCGCGGTGATCGACCCGGTCGAGGACGGCCTCGGCGACGCCCACGCGGGTACGTTCGCCGGGACGACCCCTGACAAACGACTCGGTGCCGCCGTGGCGGGGCTGGAAGCCATGCGCGACGTGGACGCCGACGCCCTCGTCAGTCTCGGCGGCGGGAGCAGTCTCGACGTGGCGAAGGCCATCGCGGTGCTGGCCGGCCGGGACGAGGACCCCGAGGCGCTCGCGGCCGAACTCGAATCGACGGGCATCATCGCGGCCCCCGACGACGTGCCCCCCATCGTCGCGGTCCCGACGACGCTCGCGGGGGCGGACCTCTCGATGGCCGCGGGGATCACCGCCACACCGGCCTCAGGGCTGGTCGACGAACCGGTCGGCGGCGGTCTCTTCGCCGAATCGCTGATGCCCGCCGGCCTGCTGTACGACCCGGACCTGTTCGCGACGACGCCGACGGACGTGCTCGCCGGGTCGGCGATGAACGGCTTCGACAAGGCGGTCGAGACCCTCTACGCCAGCACGCGATCGGCCGTGACGGACGCGACGGCCAAGCGCGCGCTCGAACTGCTCTCCGATGGGCTGCCGGATCTACGCGAGGACACGGACGCGGCGCTGGAGCGGGTGGTTCCGGGAATCGTCCTCGCCCAGTACGGGGCCTCCCGACCGGACGGGATGACCCTCTCGCTGCTCCACGCCTTCGGGCACGGCCTCACCGCCGGCTACCCGGTCCAGCAGGGGGTCGCCCACGCCGTGATCGCACCGCACGCCCTCGAATACCTCTTCGAGCGCGTCGACGGCCGGCGTCGCCTGCTGGCCGACGGGCTGGGCGTCGACACCGCAGGCGTGAGCGACGACGAACTGGCCGACGCCGTGGTCTCACGGGTCGCCGAGATCCGGGACGCGCTGGGCCTGCCGTCGAGCATCAGGGAACTCGATGGGATCAGCCAGTCGGACCTCTCCGACATCGCGGCGTACACGCTGGACGACAGTATGATGGGCTACGCACCGGCCGATCTGGACCCCACGGTCGAGGACCTCGAAGGCGTCCTCCGGGACGCGTGGTGA
- a CDS encoding alpha/beta hydrolase, translated as MTGPHQNQSLVTAGTDIDDAEAAVVLAHGRGASAESIVQQLGREVHREVHREGVALLAPQAARNTWYPNSFLAPAEQNEPGRSSGLESIGDAVEAAVDAGISHERVLLVGFSQGGCLASEFVARNPRRYGGLAVLSGGLIGESVDPDDYLAVEGDLDDTPVFLGCSDVDPHIPEERVHATAEVLENLGGDVTTRIYEGMGHGVNADELDALDGLVAALV; from the coding sequence ATGACCGGACCCCACCAGAACCAGTCGCTGGTCACCGCCGGGACCGACATCGACGACGCCGAAGCGGCCGTCGTGCTCGCCCACGGCCGCGGCGCGAGCGCGGAGAGCATCGTCCAGCAACTCGGCCGCGAGGTCCACCGCGAGGTCCACCGCGAGGGCGTCGCCCTGCTGGCACCCCAGGCGGCCCGGAACACCTGGTATCCCAACTCCTTCCTCGCGCCCGCAGAGCAGAACGAGCCGGGCCGTTCCTCCGGTCTCGAATCCATCGGGGACGCCGTGGAGGCCGCGGTCGACGCCGGGATTTCCCACGAGCGAGTGCTGCTCGTCGGGTTCTCGCAGGGCGGCTGTCTCGCCAGCGAGTTCGTCGCGCGCAACCCGCGCCGCTACGGCGGGCTGGCGGTCCTCTCGGGCGGACTGATCGGCGAGTCGGTCGACCCCGACGACTACCTCGCGGTCGAGGGCGACCTCGACGACACGCCGGTCTTTCTTGGCTGTAGCGACGTCGACCCGCACATCCCCGAGGAGCGCGTCCACGCGACCGCCGAGGTGCTCGAGAACCTCGGCGGGGACGTGACCACGCGCATCTACGAGGGGATGGGTCACGGCGTCAACGCCGACGAACTCGACGCGCTGGACGGACTGGTCGCGGCGCTGGTCTAA
- a CDS encoding DUF2249 domain-containing protein has product MSQDIPTHRRLDVRDIDGEPFDDIMAALDDLPDGERLRLINSFEPEPLYAVLEQRGFTHETERVGPDEFHVDIEHA; this is encoded by the coding sequence ATGAGCCAGGATATCCCCACCCACAGACGGCTCGACGTGCGCGACATCGACGGTGAACCGTTCGACGACATCATGGCGGCCCTCGACGACCTCCCCGACGGTGAGCGGCTGCGCCTGATCAACAGCTTCGAGCCCGAACCGCTGTACGCGGTGCTGGAACAGCGCGGGTTCACCCACGAGACCGAACGGGTCGGGCCCGACGAGTTCCACGTCGACATCGAACACGCCTGA
- a CDS encoding Htur_1727 family rSAM-partnered candidate RiPP: MVEKPERARVGDAPRDATEREWEVFVREESDGRMRYVGSVTAPDADVAYEQATKLFAWFADDVWLCPAEAVRRYSTHDLDEDADPVPLDTGDEPRTIE, from the coding sequence ATGGTCGAGAAACCCGAACGCGCCCGCGTCGGCGATGCACCGCGGGACGCTACCGAACGCGAGTGGGAGGTGTTCGTCCGCGAAGAGAGCGACGGCCGCATGCGCTACGTCGGGAGCGTCACCGCCCCCGACGCCGACGTGGCCTACGAACAGGCGACGAAGCTGTTCGCCTGGTTCGCCGACGACGTGTGGCTCTGCCCCGCGGAGGCGGTCCGGCGCTACTCCACCCACGATCTCGACGAGGACGCCGACCCCGTCCCGCTCGATACCGGCGACGAACCGCGAACGATCGAGTGA
- a CDS encoding multicopper oxidase domain-containing protein — MSDQMSAPGTRFSRRDFVKATSGATAVALAGCQGAPRADSAGTATTQSSKSNQSSLPAAAPPEMVDLAEQGNEVTLKTVPARLPVHPEDSLGGPIELPRVWAFAADDGQPSVPGPVLRAQEGDVIDVTLDNTDGKRPHTVHFHGVQKAWKDDGVPTTSGIQVPAGEKHTYEIPANTPGTHGYHCHYQTHQHIEMGMYGIFRVDPEGYQEADREYFLTVKDWDSRLSRMYGGEDVSYSAHHRKADVFTINGRSLPRTLHPEDGSPLIVSKGDTVRVHLVNVGGYMAHPMHTHNHRFEVVEKDGTQLPDALRVEQDIVNVAPAQRRTIEFEANAEPGIYLMHCHKVNHATNGLDAAASYPGGMVTGIVYEEAMDTDIFADLMDYAGYEM, encoded by the coding sequence ATGAGTGATCAGATGAGTGCGCCGGGAACGCGGTTCTCGCGTCGCGATTTCGTGAAGGCTACCAGTGGTGCGACGGCCGTCGCCCTGGCCGGCTGTCAGGGCGCGCCGCGCGCAGATAGCGCCGGAACGGCGACGACCCAGTCGTCCAAGTCGAACCAGTCGTCGCTGCCAGCCGCGGCCCCGCCGGAGATGGTCGACCTCGCAGAGCAGGGTAACGAGGTCACGCTGAAGACCGTGCCGGCACGGCTCCCGGTCCATCCCGAGGACTCGCTTGGCGGTCCCATCGAACTCCCACGAGTGTGGGCGTTCGCGGCCGACGACGGCCAGCCCAGCGTTCCGGGCCCCGTCCTGCGTGCACAGGAGGGTGACGTTATCGACGTGACGCTGGACAACACCGACGGCAAGCGGCCCCACACCGTCCACTTCCACGGCGTCCAGAAGGCCTGGAAGGACGACGGCGTCCCGACGACCTCCGGGATTCAGGTCCCGGCCGGCGAGAAACACACCTACGAGATCCCCGCCAACACCCCCGGGACCCACGGCTATCACTGCCACTACCAGACCCACCAGCACATCGAGATGGGGATGTACGGTATCTTCCGGGTCGATCCCGAGGGGTATCAGGAGGCCGACCGCGAGTACTTCCTCACCGTCAAGGACTGGGACTCCCGGCTCTCACGAATGTACGGCGGCGAGGACGTGAGCTACAGCGCCCACCACCGCAAGGCAGACGTGTTCACGATCAACGGCCGGTCCCTGCCCCGTACCTTGCACCCGGAGGACGGCTCGCCGCTGATCGTCAGCAAGGGCGATACGGTCCGGGTCCACCTCGTGAACGTCGGCGGGTACATGGCCCACCCGATGCACACGCACAATCACCGGTTCGAAGTGGTCGAGAAGGACGGCACCCAGCTCCCCGACGCGCTCCGCGTCGAACAGGACATCGTCAACGTCGCACCCGCACAGCGACGCACCATCGAGTTCGAGGCCAACGCCGAGCCCGGCATCTATCTGATGCACTGTCACAAGGTCAACCACGCCACGAACGGCCTCGACGCCGCCGCGTCCTACCCCGGCGGCATGGTCACCGGCATCGTCTACGAGGAGGCGATGGACACCGACATCTTCGCCGACCTGATGGACTACGCCGGCTACGAGATGTGA
- a CDS encoding DUF389 domain-containing protein gives MRLLHLSVPTEDRDAVVDTIEEGEFGYFETVGGGDRDDHTLVSVVVPADAVEHVLEDLDAAGYDDSTFTVSVETQFANFPGIDGIQDAWADTPNKLAPRTLRSKAKDMRYNTRAYLWMMILAAVVAVAGLLLASPAVVVGSMVIAPIVSPMLTASVGAVRSDRAMLYESLKMQVAGLIVATLAAAAFSLAVKEFFAVPQALAITSLELVALRTSPGLLSITVGLAAGAAGAFGLATKGQVSIVGVMIAAALIPTAGVAGIGLAWAEFQLGLGALVLLFATIVAVNVGAFSMLWYLGYQDEPGPGRPISTDSLGRTLQVGGTFFLIFVIVAFVAVGFVQQSAFERTANGAATDVLNRAEYQGLEVTESSYEYTGIGPFTTPTSVTYSIRRTSDRAHANLPRALDRRIAAATGANVTVQVRFVDYQVSGTGSDAGPRPGRATTARG, from the coding sequence GTGCGGCTGCTCCACCTCTCGGTTCCAACGGAGGACCGTGACGCGGTGGTCGACACTATCGAGGAGGGCGAGTTCGGATACTTCGAGACGGTCGGTGGGGGTGACCGGGACGACCACACGCTCGTCTCGGTCGTCGTGCCGGCCGACGCGGTCGAACACGTCCTCGAGGACCTCGACGCGGCCGGGTACGACGACTCGACGTTCACCGTGTCGGTCGAAACCCAGTTCGCGAACTTTCCCGGGATCGACGGGATACAGGACGCGTGGGCCGACACGCCGAACAAATTGGCTCCGCGGACGCTCCGCTCGAAGGCCAAGGACATGCGGTACAACACGCGGGCGTATCTCTGGATGATGATCCTGGCCGCCGTCGTCGCCGTCGCAGGCCTCCTGCTTGCCTCCCCCGCCGTGGTCGTGGGGTCGATGGTCATCGCACCCATCGTCAGCCCGATGCTGACCGCGAGCGTCGGGGCCGTCCGCAGCGACCGGGCGATGCTGTACGAGAGCCTCAAGATGCAGGTCGCCGGCCTGATCGTGGCGACCCTCGCCGCCGCCGCGTTCAGCCTCGCCGTCAAGGAGTTTTTCGCCGTCCCGCAGGCGCTCGCGATCACGAGCCTCGAACTCGTCGCCTTGCGGACCTCGCCCGGACTGTTGTCGATCACCGTCGGGTTGGCGGCCGGTGCGGCCGGTGCCTTCGGCCTGGCGACGAAGGGTCAGGTGAGCATCGTCGGCGTCATGATCGCTGCGGCGTTGATCCCCACGGCCGGCGTCGCCGGGATCGGGCTGGCGTGGGCCGAGTTCCAGCTCGGCCTCGGGGCGCTGGTGTTGCTGTTCGCGACGATCGTGGCGGTGAACGTCGGCGCGTTCTCGATGCTGTGGTATCTCGGCTATCAGGACGAACCGGGACCGGGAAGGCCCATCTCGACCGATTCGCTCGGGCGGACGCTGCAGGTCGGGGGGACCTTCTTCCTCATCTTCGTCATCGTGGCGTTCGTCGCCGTCGGGTTCGTCCAGCAGAGCGCTTTCGAGCGGACGGCCAACGGTGCCGCGACGGACGTGTTGAACCGCGCGGAGTACCAGGGGCTGGAAGTCACGGAGTCGTCCTACGAATACACCGGTATCGGCCCGTTCACGACCCCGACGAGCGTCACTTACTCGATCCGACGGACGAGCGACAGGGCACACGCGAACCTTCCGAGGGCACTCGACCGGCGCATCGCAGCGGCGACGGGCGCGAACGTCACCGTTCAGGTCCGGTTCGTCGACTACCAGGTGTCGGGGACCGGATCGGACGCAGGCCCCCGACCCGGGAGAGCCACCACCGCCCGCGGATAA
- a CDS encoding CbiX/SirB N-terminal domain-containing protein, whose product MVEDTLVLVGQEGTHARETLATHAERIERRGAVDVAHAVTYAEEPGRELRDRFRDVEGGIVYVLPASLAHSRETTDVLPRTFPAFEGTVRYCEPVGASPAITRLVIERAAALTEPGSDATLVLVGQGSSSQPYHRQMVEYHATRIADRTDYAAVEPSYLLQNPAVECVRYAVETDRSVAVPLFLTANATTDHRIPAKLELHRGGMAYADPLGDHPLVTDAIEGEITRQRALAATDRAQPASFEDALVQGARSVATDGEGRI is encoded by the coding sequence ATGGTCGAGGACACACTCGTACTCGTCGGGCAGGAGGGAACACACGCCAGGGAGACGCTGGCGACCCACGCGGAACGGATCGAGCGACGCGGTGCGGTCGACGTAGCCCACGCGGTCACGTACGCAGAGGAGCCGGGTCGGGAACTCCGGGACCGGTTTCGGGACGTCGAGGGCGGCATCGTCTACGTACTGCCGGCGTCGCTGGCCCACAGTCGCGAGACGACGGACGTGTTACCCCGGACGTTCCCCGCGTTCGAGGGGACGGTCCGGTACTGTGAACCCGTCGGCGCGAGCCCTGCCATCACGAGACTGGTGATAGAGCGCGCGGCCGCCTTGACCGAACCGGGATCCGACGCCACGCTCGTCCTCGTCGGACAGGGGAGCAGTTCCCAGCCCTACCACCGGCAGATGGTCGAGTACCACGCCACCCGGATCGCCGACCGTACCGACTACGCCGCCGTCGAGCCTTCCTACCTCCTGCAGAACCCCGCCGTCGAGTGTGTCCGCTATGCCGTGGAGACCGACCGATCGGTCGCCGTCCCGCTCTTTCTGACAGCGAACGCGACGACCGACCACCGGATCCCCGCGAAACTCGAACTCCACCGCGGCGGAATGGCCTACGCCGACCCGCTGGGTGACCACCCGCTCGTGACCGACGCCATCGAAGGCGAGATCACCCGACAACGCGCTCTAGCGGCCACAGATCGTGCCCAACCCGCTTCCTTCGAGGACGCGCTGGTGCAGGGGGCGCGATCGGTCGCGACCGACGGCGAGGGACGGATCTAG
- a CDS encoding inorganic phosphate transporter, whose protein sequence is MVQVLLVAGVLVAMFVAYNIGGSTTGPAFGPAVGADAISKTGAAALMGVFFFLGAWTIGRNVVTKLGTELVVDTGVFTLETSIAVLFFIGVALLVGNVFGVPASTSMTAVGAIAGLALAGEVLDLAVMGEIVIWWVVSPIIGFWVSLIIGRYFYARLNRFVAMERSEGPLLDWDRSGLVPIPRVHRTTNRRELIGTVTVVAIGCLMAFSSGTSNIANAVAPLVGSGELAMDPAIALGGVAVTIGAFTIARRTLETMGSDITELPLTAAIVVASVSSTLVVFLSILGIPASFVIIATVSIIGLGWGRATRPVTVPEAVRAEKSPPMTVDALADDEPGEELPPIGEEDPEEIPRAGDLFDPATTARVVLMQNVVPAIATLGAYLTFRFVPIFGL, encoded by the coding sequence ATGGTTCAAGTACTGCTCGTGGCCGGCGTTCTCGTGGCGATGTTCGTCGCGTACAACATCGGGGGGTCCACGACGGGGCCGGCGTTCGGGCCGGCCGTCGGCGCGGACGCCATCTCGAAGACCGGTGCGGCGGCGCTGATGGGCGTGTTCTTCTTCCTCGGTGCCTGGACGATCGGTCGGAACGTCGTGACGAAGCTCGGAACGGAACTGGTGGTCGACACCGGGGTGTTCACGCTCGAAACGTCGATCGCGGTCCTGTTTTTCATCGGCGTCGCGCTACTCGTCGGGAACGTCTTCGGCGTCCCGGCCTCGACCTCGATGACCGCCGTGGGAGCCATCGCGGGGCTGGCACTGGCCGGCGAAGTGCTCGACCTCGCGGTCATGGGCGAGATCGTCATCTGGTGGGTCGTCTCTCCGATCATCGGCTTCTGGGTGTCGCTGATCATCGGCCGGTACTTCTACGCGCGACTCAATCGGTTCGTCGCGATGGAGCGTAGCGAGGGACCCCTACTCGACTGGGATCGCTCGGGGCTGGTTCCGATCCCACGCGTCCATCGGACGACCAACCGCCGGGAGCTGATCGGGACGGTCACCGTCGTCGCCATCGGCTGTCTGATGGCCTTTAGCTCCGGGACCTCGAACATCGCCAACGCCGTCGCACCGCTGGTCGGGAGCGGTGAACTGGCGATGGATCCCGCGATCGCCCTCGGCGGTGTCGCCGTGACGATCGGTGCGTTCACGATCGCCCGACGGACGCTGGAGACGATGGGCAGCGACATCACCGAACTCCCGCTGACGGCTGCGATCGTCGTCGCGTCGGTCAGTTCGACGCTCGTCGTCTTCCTCTCGATACTGGGCATTCCGGCGAGCTTCGTCATCATCGCGACGGTGTCGATCATCGGGCTGGGGTGGGGGCGAGCGACTCGACCGGTGACCGTTCCGGAAGCGGTCAGAGCGGAGAAATCGCCGCCGATGACCGTCGACGCGTTGGCCGACGACGAACCGGGCGAGGAGTTGCCGCCCATCGGCGAGGAGGATCCCGAGGAGATACCGCGTGCGGGAGATCTGTTCGACCCCGCGACGACCGCCCGCGTCGTCCTGATGCAGAACGTCGTGCCCGCCATCGCGACACTCGGCGCGTACCTCACTTTCCGGTTCGTCCCGATCTTCGGCCTCTGA